In Synechococcus sp. Nb3U1, one DNA window encodes the following:
- a CDS encoding ATP-binding protein: protein MNTLGIPASDGQAFPLRVSTTLDALGQVLTWFEAFRNSGIPDPIWMECQLVLAEGFTNVVRHAHQALPESTPIDIELVLAPQWLELRIWDQGQEFDLEVFAQQLPAELDTDSEGGRGILLMKALTSRLSYTRQADGRNCLLISKRFNDSAHLPKPVS from the coding sequence TTGAACACATTAGGGATCCCTGCCAGTGATGGACAGGCTTTCCCGCTGAGAGTCAGCACCACTTTGGATGCTCTCGGCCAAGTTTTGACGTGGTTTGAAGCCTTTCGCAATTCGGGCATCCCGGATCCCATTTGGATGGAATGTCAGTTGGTGCTTGCAGAAGGGTTTACCAACGTCGTTCGCCATGCCCACCAGGCCCTACCGGAAAGCACGCCGATCGATATTGAGCTGGTATTAGCGCCGCAATGGTTGGAGTTGCGCATCTGGGATCAGGGGCAGGAATTTGACCTAGAGGTATTTGCCCAACAATTGCCAGCAGAGCTGGACACAGACTCAGAAGGGGGACGCGGCATTTTACTGATGAAAGCCCTGACCAGCCGCCTCAGCTACACTCGCCAAGCGGATGGCCGCAATTGTCTGTTGATTAGCAAGCGTTTTAATGACTCTGCCCATCTCCCGAAGCCTGTCAGTTGA
- a CDS encoding OmpA family protein, which yields MSRTPRQHSTSSLHFSLNLLSGILLLSSGILAGMVLPQQAQTQTQPDPGFSPPEPTLPTPQILATLSPPQPQANPPVVDPADRESFTDIEAEIREMRQQVIQLLMRIEELESRLQRLRSQAGEPERVTESSTTAEIATGEADADSTLPQPTPTPTATPTPTSFQVGTQTISLPGDLMFDFDKAEIRPEAASLLAQVAESLESMPEARIQVNGHTDNIGSLNYNLALSLRRANAVKDYLIKLLPEDNRISWTTSGFGPTAPVADNDTEAGRQQNRRVDLIIAP from the coding sequence ATGTCGCGCACACCCCGCCAGCACTCCACTTCTTCACTCCACTTTTCACTCAACCTACTCAGTGGGATCCTTTTGCTCAGCAGCGGGATCCTCGCCGGGATGGTACTGCCTCAGCAAGCTCAAACCCAGACACAGCCAGATCCAGGCTTTTCTCCCCCTGAACCGACTTTGCCGACCCCCCAGATCCTGGCCACCCTCTCTCCACCCCAACCCCAGGCCAACCCTCCGGTGGTTGATCCGGCAGACCGCGAGAGCTTTACCGATATCGAAGCTGAAATTCGGGAAATGCGCCAGCAGGTCATTCAGTTGTTGATGCGGATTGAAGAACTGGAATCGCGCCTGCAGCGGTTACGTTCCCAAGCAGGGGAACCAGAACGGGTGACGGAGTCTTCTACTACTGCCGAAATTGCAACTGGAGAAGCGGATGCGGACAGCACTCTGCCCCAACCCACCCCGACCCCCACGGCAACTCCCACCCCCACATCGTTTCAGGTGGGAACCCAGACCATCAGCCTGCCGGGGGATTTGATGTTTGATTTTGATAAAGCAGAAATTCGCCCTGAGGCGGCCTCCCTTTTGGCCCAGGTGGCAGAATCTTTGGAGTCGATGCCAGAAGCCCGTATTCAAGTGAATGGCCACACCGACAACATTGGCTCCTTGAATTACAACTTGGCTCTGTCTTTGCGCCGTGCCAATGCCGTCAAAGATTACTTAATCAAGTTGCTACCCGAAGACAATCGCATCAGTTGGACCACCTCTGGCTTCGGCCCCACCGCCCCGGTGGCCGATAACGATACAGAAGCTGGACGACAGCAGAACCGCCGTGTGGATTTGATCATCGCCCCTTGA
- a CDS encoding XRE family transcriptional regulator produces the protein MHSPSSSTFAARLRQVIGTEAIYAFGRRAGISDTALRSYLKGSVPSIDKALQIAQVGGVNLSWLITGEGSPQVQTADAETEYIYVPFIDVTASAGTGVLVREESIESVIGFERSWLRARLKGNPAELSLIRVQGDSMSPTLEDGDLIFVERLEGEDNSREGIYVFQMDGDLLVKRLQRLPGSQVKVISDNPRFPPFTVDLANPAHGLTIIGRYRGRISFD, from the coding sequence ATGCACTCTCCTTCTAGCTCCACGTTTGCAGCCCGCTTGCGACAGGTGATCGGCACTGAGGCCATCTATGCTTTTGGTCGCCGGGCCGGAATTAGTGATACTGCCCTACGCAGCTACTTGAAGGGATCCGTCCCCAGCATTGACAAAGCCCTGCAAATCGCCCAAGTGGGCGGAGTAAACCTCAGTTGGTTAATCACCGGCGAGGGATCCCCGCAGGTGCAGACTGCCGACGCGGAAACGGAGTACATCTATGTGCCTTTTATCGATGTGACCGCTTCCGCCGGGACGGGAGTACTGGTGCGCGAAGAATCCATCGAATCGGTGATCGGGTTTGAACGCAGCTGGTTGCGGGCACGCCTGAAGGGAAACCCCGCTGAGCTCAGCCTGATTCGGGTGCAGGGGGATAGCATGTCTCCCACCTTGGAAGATGGGGATTTGATCTTCGTGGAACGGCTGGAGGGGGAAGACAACAGCCGCGAAGGTATTTACGTTTTTCAAATGGATGGGGATTTACTGGTCAAACGGCTGCAGCGCCTGCCCGGATCCCAGGTCAAAGTGATCAGCGATAATCCCCGCTTTCCACCCTTTACGGTTGATTTGGCGAATCCCGCCCACGGGTTGACCATCATTGGGCGCTATCGAGGCCGCATTAGTTTTGATTAA
- the ndhC gene encoding NADH-quinone oxidoreductase subunit A, with translation MFVLPNYEYLLVFLLLCSLLPILALTASAFLAPKRRGALRRSTYESGMEPVGQAWIQFNIRYYMFALVFVIFDVETVFLYPWAVAFHRLGLLAFVEALIFIAILVVGLVYAWRKGALEWS, from the coding sequence GTGTTTGTTCTACCCAACTACGAGTATTTGCTGGTTTTTCTGCTCCTGTGCTCTCTGCTGCCAATTTTGGCTCTGACGGCATCTGCCTTTTTGGCTCCGAAGCGACGGGGCGCTTTGCGGCGCAGCACCTATGAGTCAGGTATGGAACCGGTGGGGCAAGCCTGGATTCAGTTCAACATTCGTTATTACATGTTTGCCCTGGTTTTCGTCATTTTTGATGTGGAGACGGTGTTTCTCTATCCCTGGGCGGTGGCGTTTCATCGCTTGGGGCTGTTGGCCTTTGTGGAGGCCCTGATTTTTATCGCCATCCTTGTGGTGGGCCTTGTGTACGCTTGGAGAAAAGGAGCACTGGAATGGTCATGA
- a CDS encoding NADH dehydrogenase subunit K, translating to MVMTSQKPQVLFPGAAPEVTSDLSNNVVLTTVNDLYNWAKMSSLWPLLYGTACCFIEFAAMLGSRFDFDRFGLLPRSSPRTADLIVTAGTVTMKMAPALVKLYQQMPEPKYVIAMGACTITGGMFSSDSYSAVRGVDKLIPVDVYIPGCPPRPEAIMDAIVKLRKKIATEDMRERDRLLQTHRYYTVKHNLKPVPEIITGKYLENEARQAPPPELAAAIGLLVPPALQTADLKQAEQQFKALRGGM from the coding sequence ATGGTCATGACCTCTCAGAAGCCTCAGGTATTGTTTCCGGGGGCAGCCCCGGAGGTGACCTCCGACCTTTCTAACAATGTCGTTCTCACCACCGTGAACGACCTCTATAACTGGGCCAAAATGTCCAGTCTCTGGCCACTGCTATACGGCACGGCCTGCTGCTTCATTGAGTTTGCGGCTATGCTCGGATCCCGGTTTGACTTCGACCGGTTTGGCCTTTTGCCCCGTTCTTCCCCCCGCACGGCAGACTTGATCGTGACAGCGGGCACCGTAACCATGAAGATGGCTCCCGCTTTGGTCAAGCTCTACCAGCAAATGCCCGAACCCAAGTATGTGATCGCCATGGGAGCCTGCACCATTACCGGTGGCATGTTTAGCTCCGATTCCTACAGTGCCGTGCGTGGTGTGGACAAGCTGATCCCGGTGGATGTGTACATTCCTGGCTGCCCGCCTCGCCCAGAAGCAATCATGGATGCCATTGTCAAGCTGCGCAAAAAGATTGCCACCGAAGATATGCGGGAGCGGGATCGCTTGCTGCAAACCCACCGTTACTACACCGTGAAGCATAACCTCAAGCCTGTACCCGAGATCATCACGGGCAAGTACCTGGAAAATGAGGCCCGTCAGGCTCCACCCCCGGAATTAGCTGCCGCGATTGGCTTGCTTGTACCCCCTGCGCT